The Streptomyces sp. cg36 genomic interval GTGGTGCGGACCATCTGCACGGCCCAGTCGACGATGGCGGGCTGGGCGGCGGCGTACGCGGGGGTGAACCAGCGCTCGGGGGCGCTGCGGGCCATCGGGTCCATGCCGTTGCTGCGGACGACGACCCCGCGCTGGCGGTACTCGTCGGCGGTGCCGAACCGGGGCGAGGCGGCGATCAGGGCCAGCGAGGCGAGCCGCCCCGGGTGCCGCAGGGCCAGGTCGGCGCCGACGGCCGCGCCGATCGCGCTGCCCGCGTATCCGAACCGCCCCACGCCCAGCCCGTCCAGGGTGGCGACCAGCCGGTCGGCGAGCTCGCCGACGGAGGCGGCGGGCTGCGCGGGGGCGCCGCCGTGCCCGGGCAGATCGAACCGCACGATGCGCCGGCTCTGGGCGAGCTCGGGTATCTGGCGGTCCCACATGTGCCAGGTCGTCCCCAGCGAGGGTCCGAGGACCAGCACGGGGGCGTCGTCGGGACCGTCGATCCGGTACTGGAGGGTCGGGGCCCCGGCGGGCTCGGGCGTCTCGGTCAGTGGTGTCTCGGTCGCATCGCTCACTCGCTCCAGACTAGTGAGCGGACCGCCACGCTCCGGTCAGGGGGTCGCGATCGGCCCTCGTACCGTCAGGGCGTGGCCGTGGAGACCACGAACACCGCCGGGTTGTCCGGGTCGGTCTCGTCCACCGTGATCTCCTGCGTGGGCAGGGGGTCCTTCTGGGCGTGGCGGGTGCCCGCCCAGTCGTGGCCGGAGGGGAAGGACCAGCCGACCGCCGAGGCGTCGGAGGCGCCGATGGAGACGGCGCCGGGGCGCAGCGCCGCCGTGCTGGTGCCGGATTCCTTGAGGAACTCCGCGAGCCCGGCCGCATTGGTCCGGAACTGCACGTACAGCTTGCTGACCCGCCAGCTGTTGGTCTCGTAGTACTTGACGTCGGTGGCGTTGGACGGGACCGGCACGTCGTAGATGCGGCGCTGGGTCTTGGACGGCCAGTCGTTCTGCAGGCCGGTCGCCGAGGCTTCCGCCTCCTTGTCGCGCCCGCTGTCGCGGCTCTGCCCGGCGGAGATCGCCAGGTATCCGGCCGGGACGCCGATCAGCAGCACGATGATGATCGCGGTGAGCCAGCGGCGGCGCAGCATGTGGCGGCGGTCCTCCGGGGCCGGACCGTGGTCCGGCGGCGGGGACTGGCGCGGCACGGCGGGCCGCTCCGCGGGGGCCATCACGGGGCGTCCGGGGTGGTGCGGGCGGTGCCGGAGCGGCGTACGGCCTCGGCGACCTGGGCGTACCGCTCGTAGCGCTCGACGCGGCGGCGGTTGGCGCGGCGGAAGCGGCGGGCGACCAGCCGGGCGAGGTCGGCGGCGCCGACCATGCCGGCCTCGGGACCCAGCTGCGCCTTGGCGATCCGGGCCTCGGGCCGGTAGCCGCGGCCGGTCAGCTGGCGCTTGAAGGCGTCCCGGGCCGGGCCGATCAGCAGGTCGTCGGCGGCGCTGACGCCGCCGCCCACCACGAAGCAGGACGGGTCGAGGGCGGCGGCCAGATTGGCGATGCCGACGCCCAGCCACTGGCCGATGTCCTGGAGCAGCTCCACGCACATGGCGTCGCCCTCGCGGGCCAGCTCGGTGATCAGGGGCCCGGTGATGTCGGGGATGTTGCCCTTGACCCGCTCCAGGATGTTGTACGCGACCGGGGAGTCGGCCACGGCGAGCTCACGGGCCTCGCGGACCAGCGCGTTGCCCGAGCTGTACTGCTCCCAGCAGCCGCGGTTGCCGCACGGGCAGCGGTGGCCGCCGGGCACCACCTGCATGTGGCCGAACTCGCCCGCCACCCCGTACTTGCCGCGCTTGACCCGGCCGTCCTCCAGGATCGCGCCGCCGATGCCGGTCCCCAGCGTGATCATGACGAGGTGGTCCTCGCCGCGCCCGGCGCCGAAGCGCCACTCGGCCC includes:
- a CDS encoding ROK family glucokinase, which gives rise to MNNSYRGSARATVLRTVGTRERRSHLTAPRVPTVGIDIGGTKVMAGVVDADGNILEKIRTETPDKSKSPKVVEDTITELVLDLSDRHDVHAVGIGAAGWVDADRSTILFAPHLAWRNEPLRDALQARLAVPVMVDNDANTAAWAEWRFGAGRGEDHLVMITLGTGIGGAILEDGRVKRGKYGVAGEFGHMQVVPGGHRCPCGNRGCWEQYSSGNALVREARELAVADSPVAYNILERVKGNIPDITGPLITELAREGDAMCVELLQDIGQWLGVGIANLAAALDPSCFVVGGGVSAADDLLIGPARDAFKRQLTGRGYRPEARIAKAQLGPEAGMVGAADLARLVARRFRRANRRRVERYERYAQVAEAVRRSGTARTTPDAP